From the genome of Flavobacterium luteolum, one region includes:
- a CDS encoding hemolysin family protein: MEISIIIICLILAAFFSGMEIAFTSANKIYLEIEKKQDDFLSRILTKLTENPSKFIAAMLIGNNVALVIYGFFMGDLILSWMAYFGLVFSDWWNILIQTLLATFVVLLTSEFFPKVFFQIYANSLIKILALPAYLFYRLFYYISTFFIWIADFVLSKFFKTEGNQIHLFSRIELGNYITEQMSTVEEDEEVDSEIQIFQNALEFSGVKARDIMTPRTEIVDIDLFDTVDDLRALFIETGYSKIIISQNSLDDIVGYVHSFDLFKKPATIKSVLMTVEFVPETILIKDVLNLLIKKRKNIAVVLDEYGGTSGIITIEDIVEELFGEIEDEHDLDEELIEEELGEGKYLFSTRLDVEYLNETYKLLIPEEDSYGTLGGFIVNHTKEIPQKGDKIVIDKFHFSIEEASNKKIELVKLTIKE, from the coding sequence ATGGAAATTAGTATTATAATAATATGTTTAATACTAGCTGCCTTTTTTTCTGGGATGGAAATTGCTTTTACATCCGCCAACAAAATTTATCTTGAAATCGAAAAGAAACAAGATGATTTCCTGTCTCGAATCTTAACCAAGCTAACCGAAAATCCATCCAAATTTATTGCTGCCATGCTTATTGGCAACAATGTAGCTTTGGTGATTTACGGCTTTTTTATGGGCGATCTTATTTTAAGCTGGATGGCTTATTTTGGATTGGTTTTTTCTGATTGGTGGAATATACTTATTCAGACACTTCTTGCCACATTTGTGGTTTTGCTTACTTCGGAGTTTTTTCCAAAGGTGTTTTTTCAAATTTATGCCAATTCTTTAATTAAAATTCTGGCGCTTCCAGCTTATCTGTTCTATCGATTATTCTATTATATCTCTACTTTCTTTATTTGGATTGCAGATTTTGTGTTAAGCAAATTCTTTAAAACAGAAGGAAATCAAATCCATTTGTTTAGCCGTATAGAGTTAGGGAATTATATAACAGAACAAATGAGTACTGTTGAAGAAGATGAAGAGGTAGATTCTGAAATTCAGATTTTTCAAAATGCATTAGAATTCTCGGGTGTAAAGGCGCGTGATATTATGACGCCTCGCACAGAAATTGTAGATATAGATCTTTTTGATACTGTTGATGATCTTAGAGCTTTGTTTATTGAAACGGGATATTCAAAGATTATTATAAGCCAGAATTCACTAGATGATATTGTTGGATATGTTCATTCGTTTGATTTGTTTAAAAAGCCAGCGACTATAAAATCGGTTTTAATGACCGTTGAATTTGTGCCGGAAACAATTCTGATTAAAGACGTCTTGAATCTATTGATCAAAAAACGAAAAAATATTGCTGTTGTTTTAGATGAATATGGAGGAACTTCTGGAATTATTACAATTGAAGATATTGTCGAGGAGCTTTTTGGAGAGATTGAAGATGAGCACGATTTGGATGAAGAATTAATCGAAGAAGAATTAGGAGAAGGAAAGTATTTGTTTTCTACCAGATTAGATGTTGAGTATTTGAATGAAACTTATAAATTATTGATTCCAGAAGAAGATTCTTATGGCACATTAGGAGGTTTTATTGTAAATCATACTAAAGAAATCCCACAAAAAGGAGACAAAATTGTAATAGATAAGTTTCATTTTTCTATTGAAGAGGCTTCAAATAAGAAAATAGAACTAGTCAAATTGACAATTAAAGAGTGA
- the lptC gene encoding LPS export ABC transporter periplasmic protein LptC — MNLPKRYSLIAVTVFAVTLFFGCESNFKEVQKINFSEFVPASDADTVNIKYTDSGRITGVLISPKMLDYSNLDFPFTEFPKGIDVTLYDKKQKRTFIRGNYAVSYKNTGIIDLIGKVKITSEAGQVLETEQLYFDQKNEWFYTERKFKLTDTKGVSYGQGIDFSKDFKVINSQRISGEIESNEEL; from the coding sequence ATGAATTTACCAAAAAGATATAGTCTCATAGCTGTCACAGTTTTTGCTGTGACACTATTTTTTGGATGCGAAAGTAATTTTAAAGAAGTTCAGAAAATTAACTTCTCAGAATTTGTTCCTGCCAGCGATGCTGATACTGTAAATATTAAATATACAGATTCTGGACGCATTACGGGAGTTTTGATAAGTCCAAAAATGTTAGACTATTCAAATCTCGATTTTCCTTTTACAGAATTTCCTAAAGGAATCGATGTTACATTATATGATAAAAAGCAAAAACGTACCTTTATAAGAGGTAATTACGCGGTTTCTTATAAGAATACTGGAATTATTGATTTAATAGGAAAGGTAAAAATCACTTCAGAAGCGGGACAAGTTTTGGAAACAGAACAGTTGTATTTCGATCAGAAAAACGAATGGTTTTATACGGAAAGAAAATTTAAATTGACCGATACAAAAGGGGTTTCCTATGGTCAGGGAATAGATTTTAGCAAAGATTTTAAAGTGATCAATTCGCAGCGAATAAGCGGTGAAATTGAATCGAACGAAGAATTATAA